In Procambarus clarkii isolate CNS0578487 chromosome 53, FALCON_Pclarkii_2.0, whole genome shotgun sequence, the following proteins share a genomic window:
- the LOC123767114 gene encoding uncharacterized protein isoform X1: MYSQCAMCVFLVASLAAAAPQNYPFGQPAQTYQATGVLEPESADLGSNERIVAATIDILPELAEVFERIGVDGFSDGERGQKAMLEFLPLTRKLLKAKADAEGTEVRKEDLQRVNAAEAVMPAVNDFVNRLRKLNVYGSSDAQQ; this comes from the coding sequence TGTGCTATGTGCGTGTTCCTGGTGGCCTCGCTGGCAGCGGCGGCGCCCCAGAACTATCCTTTCGGCCAGCCGGCCCAGACCTACCAGGCTACGGGGGTGCTGGAGCCCGAGTCTGCAGACCTTGGCTCAAATGAGAGGATCGTCGCCGCCACCATCGACATTCTGCCAGAATTAGCCGAAGTCTTCGAGCGAATTGGAGTGGATGGTTTCAGCGACGGTGAGCGAGGCCAGAAGGCGATGTTGGAGTTCTTGCCTCTCACACGCAAGCTCTTGAAGGCCAAGGCAGACGCTGAGGGCACTGAAGTAAGGAAGGAGGACCTGCAGAGAGTCAACGCCGCCGAGGCTGTCATGCCCGCAGTCAACGACTTCGTTAACAGACTCAGAAAACTGAACGTGTATGGATCCAGTGATGCTCAGCAGTAA